One genomic region from Mycoplasmopsis columbina encodes:
- a CDS encoding ABC transporter permease, translated as MALFRKSKKIAANNEHGAQMAPNALLQPFNHQKWAIIGDIFEYYETSSLHKRQSPLKEFFYRFSRSFAGVFGLVTLLILIVLAIIIPFFTEDPTIIDKDKSYYTFFTENHILGTDSLGRDLWARLWWGLRYSLALSFVVTLIEVSIGLAIGIAMGHFRMFDKIMTFFIKIISNVPSIIILIVITIVLKPTFWVIVFALSFTSWTGIANQMRSQVLRAKNFEWVNASKILGTPTYKVLLNYLPVVVPILVTEIVFAIPGVILSETSLAFIGLSIPSIPTLGNLINEGSKVFLSYPRYVLVPSFTLVLVTTSIQLMSASVQDSLLRQR; from the coding sequence ATGGCATTATTTAGAAAATCTAAAAAAATTGCAGCTAATAATGAACATGGTGCGCAAATGGCGCCCAACGCATTATTACAACCTTTCAATCATCAAAAATGGGCAATAATTGGAGACATTTTTGAATATTATGAAACATCATCTTTACATAAAAGACAATCACCATTAAAAGAATTTTTCTATCGTTTTAGTCGTTCATTTGCTGGAGTTTTTGGTTTAGTTACTTTATTAATTCTAATTGTTTTAGCAATCATTATTCCTTTCTTCACGGAAGATCCAACAATCATAGATAAAGATAAAAGTTATTACACTTTCTTCACTGAAAATCATATTTTAGGAACTGACTCATTGGGACGGGATTTATGAGCTCGTCTTTGATGAGGATTAAGATATTCATTAGCCTTATCATTTGTTGTTACATTAATTGAAGTTTCAATTGGACTAGCAATTGGAATTGCAATGGGTCATTTTAGAATGTTTGATAAAATCATGACTTTCTTTATTAAAATTATTTCAAACGTTCCATCTATTATTATTTTGATTGTTATTACTATTGTTTTAAAACCAACTTTCTGAGTTATTGTGTTTGCTCTTTCGTTTACTTCATGAACAGGAATTGCAAACCAAATGCGTTCACAAGTTTTACGTGCCAAAAACTTCGAGTGAGTTAATGCTTCGAAAATTTTAGGTACACCAACTTATAAAGTGTTACTAAATTACTTACCAGTTGTTGTACCAATTCTTGTTACTGAAATTGTGTTTGCAATTCCAGGTGTTATTCTTTCAGAAACATCACTTGCATTCATTGGTCTTTCAATACCATCAATTCCAACTTTAGGAAACTTGATTAATGAAGGTTCAAAAGTCTTCTTATCATATCCAAGATATGTATTAGTTCCTTCATTTACACTTGTGTTAGTTACTACCTCAATTCAATTAATGTCAGCTTCTGTACAGGATAGTTTATTAAGACAAAGATAG
- a CDS encoding MG284/MPN403 family protein, which translates to MKLNYFSNMSSKEKYKTVQYICNIEKLNDKNFQLASHNQNNIISAGLKPVNKLKKTLALLSKHSKLIIEKDFLNKYGDKRWMDDLFSKATYYKYKNNAVEEFLYFYLNQ; encoded by the coding sequence ATGAAATTAAATTACTTTTCTAATATGTCAAGTAAAGAAAAATATAAAACCGTTCAATACATATGTAATATTGAAAAATTAAATGATAAAAACTTTCAATTGGCTAGTCATAATCAAAACAATATTATATCCGCAGGACTAAAACCAGTAAATAAGCTAAAGAAAACATTAGCATTACTATCAAAACATAGTAAATTAATTATTGAAAAAGATTTCTTGAATAAATATGGAGACAAAAGGTGAATGGATGATTTATTTTCTAAGGCAACTTATTATAAATACAAAAATAATGCAGTAGAGGAGTTTCTTTATTTTTATCTTAACCAATAA
- a CDS encoding ABC transporter permease — translation MAKIKQNYEFVDSIDALNEKKQKVKVVNKYIDFTGRIKKHVSWYWKLLNPQSTTAKTLFKVAKMFLEFIVVAWIVITITFFLINSIPGSTTITAGLDDAAKAAVEQKYGLNLPLVQRYWIYLGNLLRGDFGISLSVFPGTQINDFIWVRFFKSFLVGIFSVGLTLLIGIPLGVYVGMNPDKLPDHLATLIVSIFSSIPSLVFALWLLLIGRSLNLPYLFNEKDIATYILPGLALSLGSIIVYIKYIRVELNRELNSQHAKFAYLKGLTKRRFVWTHALKPSLFPIATFFPVVIFGSFIGSLFIEQIYFITGSGGLLLQAITSKDYNIILFMVTIFSLLTILSYTLRDALYQIIDPRVRKRG, via the coding sequence ATGGCAAAGATTAAACAAAATTATGAATTTGTTGATTCGATCGATGCTTTAAATGAAAAAAAGCAAAAAGTCAAAGTAGTTAATAAATACATTGACTTTACGGGTCGGATTAAGAAACACGTTAGTTGATATTGAAAATTATTAAATCCTCAATCAACAACCGCAAAAACCTTATTTAAAGTAGCAAAAATGTTTTTAGAGTTTATTGTTGTAGCATGAATTGTTATTACAATAACATTCTTCTTAATTAATTCAATTCCTGGTTCAACCACAATTACAGCGGGATTAGATGACGCTGCTAAAGCGGCAGTGGAGCAAAAATATGGATTGAACTTACCTTTAGTTCAAAGGTATTGAATATACTTAGGAAACTTATTAAGAGGGGATTTCGGAATTTCATTGTCAGTTTTCCCTGGAACACAAATTAATGATTTTATATGAGTTAGATTTTTCAAAAGTTTCTTAGTGGGAATTTTCTCAGTTGGATTAACTTTATTAATCGGTATTCCTTTAGGTGTTTATGTAGGTATGAACCCCGATAAATTACCAGATCATTTAGCAACATTAATTGTTTCAATTTTCTCTTCAATTCCATCACTCGTCTTTGCACTTTGATTGTTGCTAATAGGGCGTTCGTTAAATTTACCTTATTTATTTAATGAAAAAGATATAGCAACCTATATTCTTCCCGGACTAGCTTTATCACTAGGATCAATCATTGTGTATATTAAATACATTAGAGTTGAGCTAAATCGTGAATTAAATTCACAGCATGCTAAATTTGCTTATTTAAAAGGGTTAACAAAACGTAGATTCGTTTGAACACATGCTCTTAAACCATCACTTTTCCCAATTGCAACATTTTTCCCAGTAGTTATTTTCGGTTCATTTATTGGTTCACTTTTCATTGAACAAATTTACTTCATAACAGGTTCAGGAGGATTGCTTTTACAAGCAATTACCTCTAAAGATTACAACATCATTTTATTCATGGTAACAATATTCTCATTATTGACCATTCTCTCATATACTTTACGTGATGCTCTTTACCAAATTATTGATCCACGTGTGAGAAAAAGAGGATAG
- a CDS encoding MHO_1590 family protein has translation MKKRKKIFLSIGAIGAICAITIPLAMISQKKTKDDKLTKIDSLKTFDNIFPTLNEKNYYKYIRIENEKPVFDINVIPKLIKDIVANFQIGEGELYFDYEIVTNSTIKLYLKWIEDKNEISAIYNLSTSFDGITIEKA, from the coding sequence ATGAAAAAACGTAAAAAAATTTTTTTAAGTATAGGTGCTATAGGAGCAATTTGCGCCATCACTATTCCGCTTGCCATGATTTCTCAAAAGAAAACAAAAGATGACAAATTAACTAAAATTGATAGCTTAAAAACATTTGACAACATTTTTCCTACTTTAAATGAAAAGAATTACTATAAATATATTCGTATAGAAAATGAAAAACCAGTTTTTGATATTAATGTAATACCAAAATTAATTAAAGATATTGTTGCCAATTTTCAAATTGGTGAAGGCGAACTATACTTTGACTATGAAATTGTTACAAATAGCACTATAAAACTTTATTTAAAGTGAATTGAAGATAAAAATGAAATAAGTGCAATTTACAATTTAAGTACTTCTTTTGACGGAATTACTATTGAAAAAGCATAA
- a CDS encoding ABC transporter substrate-binding protein: MKKRTKLFLSLGAVTSALTLAISASCSTKNDDRNPGLQSFFRIKKTDYDLGLVTEPINSLNYIKFSSLARVLPSLVESPLKGGPNEKLKKELNLPEIPFGIYGLDDTSNSMEEYLENHSAPSSNAGRFYSLEQFGATTGNISSDSSEYQPVQGIFTNNNNILSLTMLLNEGNSKWSNGDKVFAEDYVDALHYILDLNTGSQNQTNVLKSKIKASSEVIDAQQTYLKKFGKAYQNPFAYPELIKNEKGELIYDVLNPKYQPWTSQNEGDEAEVAAIKKAALDLGLVSGRLYWNYSNEEILSAIPYSPDFDPNAEITTVMLANPDYSPAKHSEEELKNIPQRLAVQIRKYLYSDPRQEYGDSFQDLIRASRRLRDKLPADLKYTPETADNYNALVNAAYKGENVLNNESIVNFKAKSYRKNRVLAMDEYSLRVEYDQFQPASLDNVYRDLTSNLVPINRKFVESIGGITQFGLSKETFLTNGAFNLDDLELGAQGYISLAKNKEYYSADKTISNKINIFFSADPNINAAMYDDGYIAATRIPAVQQLTYWTSKAYRPFMTKSTGFGTIGLAFNLDKETNGNSLLNDRYLRNAIYYAIDRNQVLNIVGWNSSYPVITWTAFGNAASSFGDPLEVAFDHDYSLVEKYPEGADRKIPVQNYTHLDHLSKRYNFEYLERDDKAYRLDVARAYLEAFKEKHPDVKSVKLKYISNSTDEHQNAGLALQDLLKKAFGNFIEIEIKGLPENVYEDARTKGDYDILYRNFDSFGTDVYSYVDVFLKTDEINKSNNKNTGFRNNPAGSWTYETYFSEFGYKYDKTSGKVISDKPELVYKLKERLRVDDDVFEKVLELSFKKDDESIADYTKRTSAFFSNQFTDEEKTAKWTEKRVFAVITAMEKIIRDGAPVVPLIEVDTYWEISRVNGVDSLFRYSLQFAYDIFKPPRPNLPKVIKDSN; encoded by the coding sequence ATGAAAAAAAGAACAAAATTATTCTTATCACTTGGTGCAGTAACAAGTGCACTTACATTAGCAATAAGTGCATCTTGTTCTACAAAAAATGATGATCGAAATCCTGGTCTTCAATCATTTTTCCGTATTAAAAAGACAGATTATGATCTTGGATTAGTAACAGAGCCGATTAACTCTTTAAATTACATTAAATTTTCATCTTTAGCTAGAGTTTTACCTTCATTAGTTGAAAGTCCATTGAAAGGTGGACCTAATGAAAAACTTAAGAAAGAATTAAATTTACCTGAAATTCCATTTGGAATTTATGGGCTAGATGACACAAGTAATTCTATGGAAGAATACTTAGAAAACCATTCAGCACCTTCTTCAAATGCAGGGCGTTTTTACTCACTAGAACAATTTGGAGCAACAACAGGAAATATTAGTTCAGATTCTAGTGAATATCAACCAGTACAAGGAATTTTTACAAACAACAACAATATTCTTTCTTTAACTATGTTACTTAATGAAGGAAATAGTAAATGAAGCAATGGAGACAAAGTTTTTGCTGAAGATTACGTTGATGCATTACACTACATCTTAGATTTAAATACTGGTTCACAAAATCAAACTAATGTTTTAAAATCTAAAATTAAAGCTAGTTCAGAAGTGATTGATGCACAACAAACATATCTTAAAAAATTTGGAAAAGCATATCAAAATCCTTTTGCATATCCTGAATTAATTAAAAATGAAAAAGGTGAATTAATTTATGATGTTTTAAATCCAAAATATCAACCATGAACTTCACAAAACGAAGGTGATGAAGCAGAAGTAGCTGCAATTAAAAAGGCGGCACTTGACTTAGGTTTAGTATCAGGGAGACTTTATTGAAATTATTCAAATGAAGAAATTTTAAGCGCAATTCCATATTCACCTGATTTTGATCCTAATGCAGAAATTACAACTGTAATGCTTGCCAATCCAGATTATTCGCCTGCTAAGCATAGTGAAGAAGAATTAAAAAATATTCCACAACGTTTAGCAGTGCAAATTAGAAAATATCTTTATTCTGATCCAAGACAAGAATATGGAGATTCCTTCCAAGATTTAATAAGAGCAAGCAGAAGATTAAGAGATAAATTACCAGCTGACTTAAAATATACTCCTGAAACAGCCGATAATTACAATGCTCTTGTAAATGCAGCCTATAAAGGTGAAAACGTTTTAAATAATGAATCAATTGTTAACTTTAAAGCTAAAAGTTATAGAAAAAATAGAGTGCTTGCTATGGATGAATATTCACTAAGAGTTGAATACGATCAATTCCAACCTGCATCTTTAGATAACGTTTATAGAGATTTAACATCTAATTTAGTTCCAATTAATAGAAAATTTGTCGAATCTATCGGTGGAATAACTCAATTTGGTTTAAGCAAGGAAACATTCTTAACTAATGGAGCATTTAACTTAGATGATTTAGAATTAGGTGCTCAAGGATATATTTCACTTGCTAAAAATAAAGAGTATTATTCAGCAGATAAAACCATTTCAAACAAAATTAATATTTTCTTTAGTGCCGATCCAAACATTAATGCTGCAATGTATGATGATGGATATATTGCCGCAACAAGAATTCCAGCAGTTCAACAATTAACATACTGAACATCAAAAGCTTATAGACCATTTATGACTAAATCAACAGGATTTGGAACAATTGGATTAGCATTTAACCTTGATAAAGAAACCAATGGAAATTCTTTATTAAATGATAGATATTTAAGAAATGCAATTTACTATGCAATTGATAGAAATCAAGTTTTAAATATTGTTGGATGAAACTCATCATATCCAGTTATTACTTGAACAGCCTTCGGTAATGCAGCATCAAGTTTTGGAGATCCACTTGAAGTTGCATTCGATCATGACTATAGCTTGGTAGAAAAATATCCAGAAGGAGCAGATAGAAAAATTCCTGTTCAAAATTACACACATCTAGATCACTTGTCAAAAAGATATAATTTTGAATATCTTGAAAGAGATGATAAAGCTTATAGACTTGATGTCGCTAGAGCTTATTTAGAGGCCTTTAAGGAAAAACATCCAGATGTTAAAAGTGTGAAATTGAAATATATTTCAAATTCAACTGACGAACATCAAAATGCTGGTTTAGCACTTCAAGATTTACTTAAAAAAGCATTTGGTAATTTTATTGAAATTGAAATTAAGGGATTACCAGAAAATGTTTATGAAGATGCAAGAACAAAAGGTGATTACGATATTTTATACAGAAATTTTGACTCATTTGGAACAGATGTTTATAGTTATGTTGATGTATTTTTAAAAACAGATGAAATTAATAAAAGTAATAACAAAAACACAGGATTTAGAAATAATCCTGCTGGAAGTTGAACTTATGAAACATACTTTAGTGAATTTGGTTACAAATATGACAAGACAAGTGGCAAAGTAATTTCAGATAAACCAGAGTTAGTTTATAAATTAAAAGAAAGACTCAGAGTTGATGATGATGTTTTTGAAAAAGTTTTAGAGCTTTCATTTAAAAAAGATGATGAATCAATAGCAGATTACACAAAAAGAACATCTGCTTTCTTCTCAAATCAATTTACTGATGAAGAAAAAACTGCAAAATGAACAGAAAAAAGAGTTTTTGCGGTTATAACTGCAATGGAAAAAATTATTCGTGATGGTGCACCTGTTGTACCTTTAATTGAGGTTGATACATACTGAGAAATTTCGCGTGTTAATGGTGTTGATAGCTTGTTCCGTTATTCATTACAATTTGCTTATGATATTTTCAAACCTCCAAGACCTAACTTACCAAAAGTAATAAAGGATAGTAACTAA
- a CDS encoding ABC transporter ATP-binding protein has translation MKVTPIKKSYKLKDVPKTSLLKNSTKAEDLAQEAKRRKRRINLEATQETTVIRRSETIEDVEQLVTKLITLDPNTDKDILNIVPSQETLERVKTQEFDLRDLNKINESSQNKVSRETTTIKEAKSSTKQVEKVNYRSAYLAEFELNETDVKSSKGYSQLFENPIIWNNKEAPKDIFTVRKDEKKSTLRAFKDFGHNLVNNFKKLGKGIKYLTLSKEKKTELAKEEFDFQKYIDSAKEEIVFGEKLKVAAEIEDIYLTFKNPANPKEKNLVLRGSSLKIYEGKVHAVIGESGSGKSVITSLLYGLTGSNAIIESGKVKLYGLEVQNFTPYNWEKSKLRGRIVSAVFQNPMSILDPTMKVGKQIMEGMLINKIVKNKKEAYQEAIKYLKLTKINNPEKVMKLYPHELSGGMIQRIAIASIVSLKPKILVMDEPTTALDPTVQALVLDVIRELQETFKIAIVFITHDLGVVSSISDFINIMYAGQIVESGTKEEILIHPQHPYTWGLIVSMPDFNKNERLQVIKGAVPSSLNKISGDAFAVRNDYALGVDFEEEPPFYQISPTHFVKSNLLNPQAPVYNPPLIIQKLWNKYYRSLDIAHNNQTSVAKEIYNHYQDEAKKHNQEILNKVEGEKNV, from the coding sequence ATGAAAGTTACTCCAATTAAAAAATCTTATAAATTAAAAGATGTTCCAAAAACATCTTTACTTAAAAATTCAACAAAAGCTGAAGACTTAGCGCAAGAAGCTAAAAGAAGAAAAAGAAGAATTAATTTAGAAGCAACACAAGAAACTACAGTAATAAGAAGAAGCGAAACTATTGAAGATGTTGAACAGTTAGTAACTAAATTAATTACTTTAGATCCAAACACTGACAAAGATATTTTAAACATTGTTCCAAGTCAAGAAACATTAGAAAGAGTAAAAACTCAAGAATTTGATTTAAGAGACTTAAATAAAATTAATGAAAGTTCTCAAAATAAAGTATCTAGAGAAACAACAACTATAAAAGAAGCAAAAAGTTCTACAAAACAGGTAGAAAAAGTAAATTATAGAAGTGCGTACTTAGCAGAATTTGAACTAAATGAAACAGATGTTAAGAGTTCAAAAGGATATAGTCAATTATTCGAAAATCCAATTATTTGAAATAATAAAGAAGCACCAAAAGATATTTTCACAGTAAGAAAAGATGAGAAAAAATCTACTTTAAGAGCTTTTAAAGACTTTGGACACAACTTAGTCAATAATTTTAAAAAACTTGGTAAAGGTATTAAATATCTAACCTTATCAAAAGAGAAAAAAACTGAATTAGCAAAAGAAGAATTTGATTTTCAAAAATACATCGATTCAGCAAAAGAAGAAATTGTATTTGGTGAAAAATTAAAAGTAGCTGCAGAAATTGAAGATATTTACTTAACATTTAAAAATCCCGCTAATCCAAAAGAAAAAAATCTTGTTTTAAGAGGTTCATCATTAAAAATTTATGAAGGAAAAGTTCACGCTGTTATTGGTGAATCTGGTTCTGGAAAATCAGTTATTACCTCTTTACTTTATGGATTAACAGGTTCAAACGCAATTATTGAATCCGGAAAAGTGAAACTTTATGGTCTAGAAGTCCAAAATTTCACTCCTTACAATTGAGAAAAATCAAAATTAAGAGGAAGAATAGTTTCTGCTGTTTTCCAAAACCCGATGTCAATTCTTGATCCAACAATGAAAGTTGGAAAACAAATTATGGAAGGAATGTTAATTAACAAAATTGTTAAAAACAAAAAAGAAGCTTATCAAGAAGCTATCAAGTATTTAAAATTAACAAAAATTAACAATCCTGAAAAAGTTATGAAACTTTATCCACATGAACTTTCTGGTGGAATGATTCAACGTATTGCTATTGCGTCTATAGTTTCTTTAAAACCAAAAATTTTGGTTATGGATGAGCCAACTACTGCACTTGATCCAACAGTGCAAGCACTTGTATTAGATGTTATTAGAGAACTACAAGAAACATTCAAAATCGCAATTGTGTTTATTACTCACGATTTAGGTGTAGTTTCATCAATTTCAGATTTTATTAATATTATGTATGCAGGACAAATTGTGGAAAGTGGAACAAAAGAAGAAATTCTTATTCATCCACAGCATCCATATACATGAGGATTAATTGTTTCAATGCCTGATTTTAACAAAAACGAAAGATTGCAAGTGATTAAAGGAGCTGTGCCTTCAAGTTTAAATAAAATTTCAGGTGATGCCTTTGCAGTACGTAATGATTATGCACTTGGTGTGGATTTTGAAGAAGAACCACCGTTCTATCAAATTTCTCCTACCCACTTTGTAAAATCAAATTTATTAAATCCACAAGCTCCTGTTTATAATCCTCCTTTAATTATTCAGAAACTTTGAAATAAATACTATCGTTCTTTAGATATTGCTCACAACAATCAAACAAGCGTAGCTAAAGAAATTTATAATCATTATCAAGATGAAGCAAAGAAACATAATCAAGAAATTTTAAATAAAGTTGAAGGTGAAAAAAATGTCTAA
- a CDS encoding ABC transporter ATP-binding protein yields the protein MSKFYCEKGKFGKKICRPILEGTNEMLDPKDKKVLVEIRNLDIDYGYGTKKFQAIKDLNLNIYDGEVLGLVGESGSGKSTTGRALIGLTPHSFGYIKILDRVIPKNIDKTPKLTGAYKKIVDFMVNKVQMIFQDPTNSLNPYKNVEDVVGEGLTNLKNSKYIYLISNDSNFFIAINEKIEAAGLKPIVDDYLEVAKELHKNVEVSYKFYFEKMFEILKEKTTQNAKYKEFLNLYEQEKEQRIKDANLSEKQCKKKLIVNILKQVGLDESVLDRYPLEFSGGQQQRLGICRAVVLQPKLLIADEPISALDVSIQAQVINIFNDLKEKYHLTILFIAHDLRMVEYISDRIAVINKGVLLEVGPAEEIIKNPYHPYTKSLLDAVPSIESKKGSLLGYIYDPAMHEYDEENQPKWQNVGNEHFVLATDQELKLFKELQNKQ from the coding sequence ATGTCTAAATTCTATTGTGAAAAAGGCAAATTTGGTAAAAAAATTTGTCGTCCTATTTTAGAAGGTACTAACGAAATGTTAGACCCTAAAGACAAAAAAGTGCTAGTAGAAATTAGAAATCTTGATATTGATTATGGTTATGGAACTAAAAAATTCCAAGCAATCAAAGATTTGAATTTAAATATTTATGATGGGGAAGTTTTAGGACTTGTTGGTGAATCTGGTTCTGGAAAATCTACTACAGGTAGAGCCTTAATTGGACTTACACCACATTCATTTGGATATATTAAAATTCTTGATAGAGTTATTCCTAAAAATATAGATAAAACACCTAAATTAACCGGTGCTTATAAAAAAATTGTTGACTTTATGGTTAACAAAGTACAAATGATTTTTCAAGATCCAACGAACTCATTAAATCCATATAAAAATGTTGAAGATGTAGTTGGAGAAGGATTAACTAATTTAAAAAACTCAAAATATATTTATTTGATAAGTAACGATAGCAATTTCTTTATCGCTATTAATGAAAAAATTGAAGCAGCAGGTTTAAAACCAATAGTAGATGATTATTTAGAAGTGGCTAAAGAATTACACAAAAACGTAGAAGTATCATATAAGTTTTATTTTGAAAAAATGTTTGAGATTTTAAAAGAAAAAACAACTCAAAATGCAAAATATAAAGAATTTTTAAACTTATATGAACAAGAGAAAGAACAAAGAATTAAAGATGCTAATTTAAGTGAAAAACAGTGCAAAAAGAAATTGATTGTAAACATCTTAAAACAAGTTGGTTTAGATGAATCAGTATTGGATCGTTATCCATTAGAATTCTCTGGTGGTCAACAACAACGTCTAGGTATTTGTAGAGCTGTTGTATTGCAACCAAAATTATTAATAGCCGATGAACCAATTTCTGCTTTAGACGTTTCTATTCAAGCACAAGTAATTAATATCTTTAATGATTTGAAGGAAAAATATCATTTAACTATTCTCTTTATTGCTCATGATCTACGTATGGTTGAATATATTTCAGATAGAATTGCTGTTATTAACAAAGGGGTTTTACTTGAAGTAGGTCCTGCAGAGGAAATTATTAAAAATCCATATCATCCTTACACAAAAAGTTTATTAGATGCTGTACCTTCAATTGAAAGTAAAAAAGGATCATTACTAGGATATATCTATGATCCAGCAATGCATGAATACGATGAAGAAAATCAACCAAAATGACAAAATGTTGGAAACGAACACTTTGTTTTAGCAACAGATCAAGAATTAAAATTATTCAAAGAACTTCAAAACAAACAATAA
- a CDS encoding MHO_1580 family protein, with protein sequence MFILTNNTTAINNPAVVAKNIYKQGTLEKYEWFLSKGNRSKNINSSSNKFINPHTFITFHKMYETNNFFANVSILVEESELKDVKNINLSINNKYIDENLYKNAIYEDIYDGSFLNLALENYVNLNDHKYKLFSIKLRPEILGINLEELENFTVTIDTKNDIPFHYFQIRKRNKDLNPLVINKKVNELAQINIPYLWTFSISNSMQKMKSFNDRLVVRTLPFDQFKHKRDLLITNYDSKFTHDPKIANDEYTVPQWPHPEVKNFSINAEKFAKFYKFYYQSWPFHKGQGIYELSAFENNTITEDTNLDYKITKNTHEIKKDEEIYSLIKKHYLNNYYEYDYENQKLSSSSRETEKGYIIPYSFKGELMSSFLLQVNYSAKNNKKDWLKIIVNSQQNVPLPLLDSEIGKIKIHGKFEESSFSKEFKYKVDLTQSEIFVSTVFNDPLNFENWKA encoded by the coding sequence ATTTTTATCTTAACCAATAACACCACAGCAATAAATAATCCTGCTGTTGTTGCTAAAAACATCTATAAACAAGGTACTCTAGAAAAATATGAATGATTTTTATCTAAAGGAAATCGTTCTAAAAATATAAATAGTTCATCTAATAAATTTATAAATCCGCATACTTTTATTACATTTCACAAAATGTATGAAACAAATAACTTTTTTGCCAATGTTTCAATATTAGTCGAAGAATCTGAACTTAAAGATGTTAAAAATATAAATCTGTCTATAAATAATAAATATATTGACGAAAATCTCTATAAAAATGCTATTTACGAAGATATTTATGATGGTTCATTTTTAAATTTAGCTCTAGAAAATTATGTAAATTTGAATGATCACAAATATAAATTATTCTCTATTAAATTAAGACCTGAAATTTTAGGCATTAATTTAGAAGAACTCGAAAATTTTACAGTCACTATTGATACTAAGAATGATATTCCTTTTCATTATTTTCAAATTAGAAAAAGAAATAAGGATTTAAATCCTTTAGTTATTAACAAAAAAGTGAATGAATTAGCACAAATCAATATTCCTTATTTATGAACTTTTTCTATTTCTAATTCCATGCAAAAAATGAAATCATTTAATGATAGGTTAGTTGTTAGAACATTGCCTTTTGATCAATTTAAACACAAAAGAGATTTATTGATAACTAATTATGATTCAAAATTTACGCATGATCCCAAAATAGCGAATGATGAATATACTGTTCCTCAGTGACCTCATCCAGAAGTAAAAAATTTTTCAATTAATGCTGAAAAATTTGCCAAATTTTATAAGTTTTATTATCAAAGTTGGCCTTTCCATAAAGGACAAGGAATTTATGAACTAAGTGCATTTGAAAACAACACAATTACTGAAGATACAAATTTAGATTATAAAATAACTAAAAATACTCATGAAATCAAAAAAGATGAGGAAATTTACTCTTTAATAAAAAAACATTATCTAAATAATTATTATGAATATGACTATGAAAATCAAAAATTAAGTTCTTCATCAAGAGAAACTGAGAAAGGATATATTATTCCTTATTCTTTCAAAGGTGAATTAATGTCTTCGTTCTTGTTGCAAGTAAATTACAGTGCCAAAAATAACAAAAAAGACTGATTAAAAATTATTGTTAATAGTCAACAAAATGTTCCTTTGCCCCTTTTAGACAGTGAAATAGGAAAAATAAAAATTCATGGAAAATTTGAAGAATCTTCTTTTTCTAAAGAATTTAAATATAAGGTAGATTTAACACAATCAGAAATTTTTGTTTCTACAGTTTTTAATGATCCGCTTAATTTTGAAAATTGGAAGGCATAA